One Vigna unguiculata cultivar IT97K-499-35 chromosome 11, ASM411807v1, whole genome shotgun sequence DNA window includes the following coding sequences:
- the LOC114169300 gene encoding lysine-specific demethylase JMJ30, which translates to MSTTTASGDRAPSFHFDTPTLDRESAALLHSISEHGGYAYVSMAALAAGGDIRAAEAACEMAWEQLHSGPWHSVLPVWRDAYSMACLYVARHHSGNGEFREALRVLDLGIIMGGALLRKDLDSAVAKVSEQSRRSVRVSELGDSGRRLVDRDFNVTEVLQLLPMKSLSSTLVIKKSALSLDKFLKDHYLSRSPVIISDCMAHWPASAKWNDEDYLLRVAGDRTVPVEVGKNYLCAEWKQELITFSEFIQRIKSGACSPGGPTYLAQHPLFDQINELRKDIFIPDYCFAGGGELRSLNAWFGPAGTVTPLHHDPHHNILAQVVGKKYIRLYSSSLSEELSPHSGTMLSNSSQVDLDDLDERKFPKVQELEFVDCILEEGEMLYIPPKWWHYVRSLTTSFSVSFWWSEGDTSDAS; encoded by the exons ATGTCCACCACCACCGCATCCGGCGACCGAGCTCCATCTTTCCACTTTGATACGCCGACGCTGGACCGGGAGTCAGCGGCGCTTCTCCACTCGATTTCCGAGCACGGTGGGTACGCGTACGTGAGCATGGCAGCGCTGGCGGCCGGGGGCGACATTCGCGCGGCGGAGGCGGCGTGTGAGATGGCGTGGGAGCAGCTGCACTCCGGGCCTTGGCACTCGGTGCTGCCGGTGTGGCGCGACGCGTACTCCATGGCTTGCCTCTACGTGGCTCGACACCACTCTGGCAACGGCGAGTTTAGGGAGGCGCTTAGGGTTTTAGATTTGGGAATCATCATGGGAGGGGCGCTCCTCCGCAAGGATTTGGACTCCGCCGTCGCGAAAGTGTCGGAACAATCTCGAAGGAGCGTTAGGGTTTCTGAATTGGGGGACTCGGGACGCCGGTTGGTCGATCGGGACTTTAATGTGACAGAG GTGCTCCAACTTTTACCAATGAAGTCTCTTTCTTCTACGCTTGTGATCAAGAAATCAGCGTTGTCGTTGGATAAATTCCTAAAGGATCATTACCTGTCTCGCTCTCCGGTTATTATCAGCGATTGTATGGCTCACTGGCCAGCCAGCGCGAAATGGAATGATGAAGATTACTTGTTGAGAGTTGCCGGTGACCGCACAGTTCCGGTTGAG GTTGGAAAAAACTATTTATGTGCTGAGTGGAAGCAAGAACTGATTACTTTTTCAGAATTTATTCAGCGGATAAAGTCTGGTGCTTGTTCTCCTGGTGGTCCTACTTATCTTGCTCAGCATCCATTATTTGATCAG ATAAATGAGCTGCggaaagatatttttattcctGACTATTGTTTTGCTGGTGGAGGGGAGCTACGATCTCTCAATGCTTGGTTTGGTCCAGCAGGAACAGTAACACCATTACACCATGATCCGCATCATAACATACTAGCTCAG GTTGTTGGAAAAAAATACATTAGGCTTTACTCGTCATCTTTGTCTGAGGAACTTTCCCCCCACTCTGGTACCATGCTCAGCAATTCCAGCCAG GTTGATTTAGATGACCTGGATGAAAGGAAGTTCCCCAAGGTGCAAGAGTTGGAATTTGTAGACTGTATTTTGGAGGAAGGCGAAATGTTATATATCCCGCCAAAATGGTGGCACTATGTTCGGTCTTTGACTACAAGTTTTTCAGTTAGCTTTTGGTGGAGTGAGGGTGACACTTCGGATGCATCCTAA
- the LOC114169602 gene encoding IRK-interacting protein isoform X2: MATAATSAQVFKDFKDTSNGNPEITRQEIQAAIAKAVELRALHAALMRGNSPANARFPSPSPASRPVSHFSAQDYPVFTPSYEDDPVVGFNQNSMKSLTVSESWDGSLLEGGNSIETIVADYKEKSSSRKGLYSGFANHDSHTCPTDDAKSVIGSCANQITVLQTSPANDHFKGRRRNSMEDFKSISSCNKCNPATITNDFENARSSKSSNIIVPVTDSHSSLQSQPKSKGVISWLFPRLKKKHKNGSSPNRAESEDVSQVLKDLGIMSIETLKKELVEANENRDVALMEVSEMRGSLGELKQKLEYLESYCEELKKALKQAVKTRDSQLCDQLSNLPQRGKLFEGNGENVMPVSEEVMVEGFLQIVSESRLSVKQFCKTLITHIEETDHSLTENLNLLLQPYKLSLSSKFSKAVLYHFEAFINQSLYQDFENCVFQKNGCSKFLDPQQDRHSQFSSFVALRNLSWNEVLRKGTKYYSEEFSKFCDQKMSCINTTLKWTRPWPEQLLQAFFVAAKCMWLLHLLAFSFNPPLGILRVEENKIFDPHYMEDMCPRSQGPSRVKIMVMPGFYVQDRVLRCKVLCRYKSAA; encoded by the exons ATGGCTACTGCAGCAACATCAGCACAGGTTTTCAAAGACTTCAAGGACACCAGCAATGGCAACCCTGAGATTACAAGGCAAGAAATTCAGGCCGCCATAGCCAAAGCAGTGGAGCTGAGAGCTCTTCATGCGGCTCTGATGCGAGGAAATAGCCCAGCCAATGCTAGATTCCCTTCCCCTTCCCCTGCTTCGCGCCCTGTTTCTCACTTCTCTGCCCAAGATTACCCTGTTTTCACTCCA AGCTATGAAGATGATCCAGTGGTGGGGTTCAACCAAAACTCTATGAAAAGCCTAACAGTATCAGAAAGTTGGGATGGGAGTCTTCTAGAAGGAGGAAACAGCATAGAAACCATTGTAGCAGATTACAAGGAGAAATCAAGTTCAagaaaaggactatattcaggTTTTGCCAACCATGATTCTCACACATGCCCTACTGATGATGCCAAATCTGTGATTGGCTCTTGTGCAAATCAAATTACTGTTCTTCAAACATCACCTGCAAATGATCACTTCAAAGGTAGAAGGAGAAACAGCATGGAGGATTTCAAGTCCATATCTTCCTGCAACAAATGCAACCCTGCCACCATAACTAACGATTTTGAGAATGCAAGGAGCAGCAAGAGCTCCAACATTATTGTCCCAGTCACGGATTCACACTCATCTCTTCAATCCCAACCCAAGAGCAAGGGGGTGATTTCTTGGTTGTTTCCTAGGTTAAAGAAGAAACATAAGAATGGGAGTTCCCCTAATAGAGCAGAATCTGAGGATGTTTCTCAGGTTCTCAAGGACTTGGGAATAATGTCAATTGAGACATTGAAGAAAGAGCTGGTGGAAGCAAATGAAAACCGAGATGTGGCCTTAATGGAAGTTTCTGAGATGAGAGGTTCATTGGGAGAGCTGAAACAGAAGCTTGAGTATTTGGAGAGTTACTGTGAAGAGCTGAAGAAAGCTCTAAAGCAAGCCGTGAAGACAAGGGATTCTCAACTTTGTGACCAACTTAGTAATCTTCCTCAGAGGGGGAAACTATTTGAAGGAAATGGGGAAAATGTGATGCCTGTGAGTGAAGAAGTAATGGTAGAGGGATTCTTGCAGATAGTTTCAGAGTCCAGATTATCAGTGAAGCAGTTCTGTAAAACCCTTATAACCCACATTGAAGAGACTGATCATTCTTTGACAGAAAATTTGAACTTGCTTCTGCAACCATACAAGTTATCTCTGAGTTCCAAGTTCTCAAAGGCAGTTCTATACCATTTTGAAGCTTTTATAAATCAGTCTCTCTACCAAGACTTTGAGAATTGTGTTTTCCAAAAGAACGGTTGCTCAAAATTCCTAGACCCGCAGCAGGATCGTCACTCACAATTCTCTTCTTTTGTTGCCCTTAGAAACTTGAGCTGGAATGAGGTACTGAGAAAGGGAACAAAATATTACAGTGAAGAGTTTAGCAAGTTCTGTGACCAGAAAATGAGTTGTATCAACACTACTCTAAAATGGACAAGGCCATGGCCTGAACAGCTTCTTCAAGCTTTCTTTGTGGCGGCAAAGTGCATGTGGCTGTTACATTTGCTTGCTTTTTCTTTCAACCCTCCGTTGGGAATTTTAAGGGTTGAAGAGAATAAAATCTTTGATCCTCACTACATGGAAGATATGTGTCCAAGGTCACAAGGGCCAAGCAGAGTTAAGATCATGGTGATGCCGGGATTTTATGTGCAGGATAGGGTCTTGAGGTGTAAAGTTCTTTGCAGGTACAAGTCTGCAGCATAA
- the LOC114169602 gene encoding IRK-interacting protein isoform X3 yields the protein MLDSLPLPLLRALFLTSLPKITLFSLQWSYEDDPVVGFNQNSMKSLTVSESWDGSLLEGGNSIETIVADYKEKSSSRKGLYSGFANHDSHTCPTDDAKSVIGSCANQITVLQTSPANDHFKGRRRNSMEDFKSISSCNKCNPATITNDFENARSSKSSNIIVPVTDSHSSLQSQPKSKGVISWLFPRLKKKHKNGSSPNRAESEDVSQVLKDLGIMSIETLKKELVEANENRDVALMEVSEMRGSLGELKQKLEYLESYCEELKKALKQAVKTRDSQLCDQLSNLPQRGKLFEGNGENVMPVSEEVMVEGFLQIVSESRLSVKQFCKTLITHIEETDHSLTENLNLLLQPYKLSLSSKFSKAVLYHFEAFINQSLYQDFENCVFQKNGCSKFLDPQQDRHSQFSSFVALRNLSWNEVLRKGTKYYSEEFSKFCDQKMSCINTTLKWTRPWPEQLLQAFFVAAKCMWLLHLLAFSFNPPLGILRVEENKIFDPHYMEDMCPRSQGPSRVKIMVMPGFYVQDRVLRCKVLCRYKSAA from the exons ATGCTAGATTCCCTTCCCCTTCCCCTGCTTCGCGCCCTGTTTCTCACTTCTCTGCCCAAGATTACCCTGTTTTCACTCCAGTGG AGCTATGAAGATGATCCAGTGGTGGGGTTCAACCAAAACTCTATGAAAAGCCTAACAGTATCAGAAAGTTGGGATGGGAGTCTTCTAGAAGGAGGAAACAGCATAGAAACCATTGTAGCAGATTACAAGGAGAAATCAAGTTCAagaaaaggactatattcaggTTTTGCCAACCATGATTCTCACACATGCCCTACTGATGATGCCAAATCTGTGATTGGCTCTTGTGCAAATCAAATTACTGTTCTTCAAACATCACCTGCAAATGATCACTTCAAAGGTAGAAGGAGAAACAGCATGGAGGATTTCAAGTCCATATCTTCCTGCAACAAATGCAACCCTGCCACCATAACTAACGATTTTGAGAATGCAAGGAGCAGCAAGAGCTCCAACATTATTGTCCCAGTCACGGATTCACACTCATCTCTTCAATCCCAACCCAAGAGCAAGGGGGTGATTTCTTGGTTGTTTCCTAGGTTAAAGAAGAAACATAAGAATGGGAGTTCCCCTAATAGAGCAGAATCTGAGGATGTTTCTCAGGTTCTCAAGGACTTGGGAATAATGTCAATTGAGACATTGAAGAAAGAGCTGGTGGAAGCAAATGAAAACCGAGATGTGGCCTTAATGGAAGTTTCTGAGATGAGAGGTTCATTGGGAGAGCTGAAACAGAAGCTTGAGTATTTGGAGAGTTACTGTGAAGAGCTGAAGAAAGCTCTAAAGCAAGCCGTGAAGACAAGGGATTCTCAACTTTGTGACCAACTTAGTAATCTTCCTCAGAGGGGGAAACTATTTGAAGGAAATGGGGAAAATGTGATGCCTGTGAGTGAAGAAGTAATGGTAGAGGGATTCTTGCAGATAGTTTCAGAGTCCAGATTATCAGTGAAGCAGTTCTGTAAAACCCTTATAACCCACATTGAAGAGACTGATCATTCTTTGACAGAAAATTTGAACTTGCTTCTGCAACCATACAAGTTATCTCTGAGTTCCAAGTTCTCAAAGGCAGTTCTATACCATTTTGAAGCTTTTATAAATCAGTCTCTCTACCAAGACTTTGAGAATTGTGTTTTCCAAAAGAACGGTTGCTCAAAATTCCTAGACCCGCAGCAGGATCGTCACTCACAATTCTCTTCTTTTGTTGCCCTTAGAAACTTGAGCTGGAATGAGGTACTGAGAAAGGGAACAAAATATTACAGTGAAGAGTTTAGCAAGTTCTGTGACCAGAAAATGAGTTGTATCAACACTACTCTAAAATGGACAAGGCCATGGCCTGAACAGCTTCTTCAAGCTTTCTTTGTGGCGGCAAAGTGCATGTGGCTGTTACATTTGCTTGCTTTTTCTTTCAACCCTCCGTTGGGAATTTTAAGGGTTGAAGAGAATAAAATCTTTGATCCTCACTACATGGAAGATATGTGTCCAAGGTCACAAGGGCCAAGCAGAGTTAAGATCATGGTGATGCCGGGATTTTATGTGCAGGATAGGGTCTTGAGGTGTAAAGTTCTTTGCAGGTACAAGTCTGCAGCATAA
- the LOC114169602 gene encoding IRK-interacting protein isoform X1 produces the protein MATAATSAQVFKDFKDTSNGNPEITRQEIQAAIAKAVELRALHAALMRGNSPANARFPSPSPASRPVSHFSAQDYPVFTPILPSYEDDPVVGFNQNSMKSLTVSESWDGSLLEGGNSIETIVADYKEKSSSRKGLYSGFANHDSHTCPTDDAKSVIGSCANQITVLQTSPANDHFKGRRRNSMEDFKSISSCNKCNPATITNDFENARSSKSSNIIVPVTDSHSSLQSQPKSKGVISWLFPRLKKKHKNGSSPNRAESEDVSQVLKDLGIMSIETLKKELVEANENRDVALMEVSEMRGSLGELKQKLEYLESYCEELKKALKQAVKTRDSQLCDQLSNLPQRGKLFEGNGENVMPVSEEVMVEGFLQIVSESRLSVKQFCKTLITHIEETDHSLTENLNLLLQPYKLSLSSKFSKAVLYHFEAFINQSLYQDFENCVFQKNGCSKFLDPQQDRHSQFSSFVALRNLSWNEVLRKGTKYYSEEFSKFCDQKMSCINTTLKWTRPWPEQLLQAFFVAAKCMWLLHLLAFSFNPPLGILRVEENKIFDPHYMEDMCPRSQGPSRVKIMVMPGFYVQDRVLRCKVLCRYKSAA, from the exons ATGGCTACTGCAGCAACATCAGCACAGGTTTTCAAAGACTTCAAGGACACCAGCAATGGCAACCCTGAGATTACAAGGCAAGAAATTCAGGCCGCCATAGCCAAAGCAGTGGAGCTGAGAGCTCTTCATGCGGCTCTGATGCGAGGAAATAGCCCAGCCAATGCTAGATTCCCTTCCCCTTCCCCTGCTTCGCGCCCTGTTTCTCACTTCTCTGCCCAAGATTACCCTGTTTTCACTCCA ATTCTACCG AGCTATGAAGATGATCCAGTGGTGGGGTTCAACCAAAACTCTATGAAAAGCCTAACAGTATCAGAAAGTTGGGATGGGAGTCTTCTAGAAGGAGGAAACAGCATAGAAACCATTGTAGCAGATTACAAGGAGAAATCAAGTTCAagaaaaggactatattcaggTTTTGCCAACCATGATTCTCACACATGCCCTACTGATGATGCCAAATCTGTGATTGGCTCTTGTGCAAATCAAATTACTGTTCTTCAAACATCACCTGCAAATGATCACTTCAAAGGTAGAAGGAGAAACAGCATGGAGGATTTCAAGTCCATATCTTCCTGCAACAAATGCAACCCTGCCACCATAACTAACGATTTTGAGAATGCAAGGAGCAGCAAGAGCTCCAACATTATTGTCCCAGTCACGGATTCACACTCATCTCTTCAATCCCAACCCAAGAGCAAGGGGGTGATTTCTTGGTTGTTTCCTAGGTTAAAGAAGAAACATAAGAATGGGAGTTCCCCTAATAGAGCAGAATCTGAGGATGTTTCTCAGGTTCTCAAGGACTTGGGAATAATGTCAATTGAGACATTGAAGAAAGAGCTGGTGGAAGCAAATGAAAACCGAGATGTGGCCTTAATGGAAGTTTCTGAGATGAGAGGTTCATTGGGAGAGCTGAAACAGAAGCTTGAGTATTTGGAGAGTTACTGTGAAGAGCTGAAGAAAGCTCTAAAGCAAGCCGTGAAGACAAGGGATTCTCAACTTTGTGACCAACTTAGTAATCTTCCTCAGAGGGGGAAACTATTTGAAGGAAATGGGGAAAATGTGATGCCTGTGAGTGAAGAAGTAATGGTAGAGGGATTCTTGCAGATAGTTTCAGAGTCCAGATTATCAGTGAAGCAGTTCTGTAAAACCCTTATAACCCACATTGAAGAGACTGATCATTCTTTGACAGAAAATTTGAACTTGCTTCTGCAACCATACAAGTTATCTCTGAGTTCCAAGTTCTCAAAGGCAGTTCTATACCATTTTGAAGCTTTTATAAATCAGTCTCTCTACCAAGACTTTGAGAATTGTGTTTTCCAAAAGAACGGTTGCTCAAAATTCCTAGACCCGCAGCAGGATCGTCACTCACAATTCTCTTCTTTTGTTGCCCTTAGAAACTTGAGCTGGAATGAGGTACTGAGAAAGGGAACAAAATATTACAGTGAAGAGTTTAGCAAGTTCTGTGACCAGAAAATGAGTTGTATCAACACTACTCTAAAATGGACAAGGCCATGGCCTGAACAGCTTCTTCAAGCTTTCTTTGTGGCGGCAAAGTGCATGTGGCTGTTACATTTGCTTGCTTTTTCTTTCAACCCTCCGTTGGGAATTTTAAGGGTTGAAGAGAATAAAATCTTTGATCCTCACTACATGGAAGATATGTGTCCAAGGTCACAAGGGCCAAGCAGAGTTAAGATCATGGTGATGCCGGGATTTTATGTGCAGGATAGGGTCTTGAGGTGTAAAGTTCTTTGCAGGTACAAGTCTGCAGCATAA